A single Brienomyrus brachyistius isolate T26 chromosome 11, BBRACH_0.4, whole genome shotgun sequence DNA region contains:
- the LOC125751939 gene encoding glucose-6-phosphate isomerase-like: protein MGLTSDPVYQTLEQWYKSSAGNLNMRQMFDADKERFSKFSITLETDDGDILLDYSKNLIDEQVMKMLLEMAKSRGVEAARERMFTGEKINFTEGRAVLHIALRNRSNTPIHVGGKDVMPDVNRVLDKMKGFCHRVRSGQWKGYSGKSITDVVNIGIGGSDLGPLMVTEALKPYSKGGPRVWFVSNIDGTHIAKTLAELNAETTLFIVASKTFTTQETITNAESAKEWLLRSANDPSAVAKHFVALSTNAPKVKDFGIDTNNMFEFWDWVGGRYSLWSAIGLSIALHIGFENFEQLLCGAHWMDNHFRSAPLESNVPVLLALLGIWYINFFQAETHALLPYDQYMHRFAAYFQQGDMESNGKYITNQGKRVSHHTGPIVWGEPGTNGQHAFYQLIHQGTRMIPADFLMPAQSHHPIRDNLHHKILIANFLAQTEALMKGKTAEEARKELEGSGMSGEPLEKLLPHKVFQGNKPTNSIVFRKLSPYILGALVAMYEHKIFVQGVMWEINSYDQWGVELGKQLAKKIEPELQDTAEVHTHDCSTNGLINFFKKNYA from the exons ATGGGACTCACAAGCGACCCAGTGTACCAGACCCTGGAGCAATGGTACAAATCCAGTGCTGGCAATCTCAACATGAGGCAGATGTTTGATGCCGATAAGGAACGATTCAGCAAATTCAG TATCACTCTTGAGACTGACGATGGTGACATCCTGCTGGATTACTCTAAGAACCTTATCGATGAGCAAGTCATGAAGATGTTGCTGGAGATG GCAAAGTCCAGAGGCGTGGAGGCAGCGAGGGAGAGGATGTTCACTGGCGAGAAGATCAACTTTACTGAG GGCCGTGCCGTCCTTCACATTGCCCTGAGGAACCGCTCCAACACCCCTATTCATGTCGGTGGGAAAGATGTCATGCCTGACGTCAACAGGGTCTTGGACAAGATGAAAGGTTTTTGCCAT AGAGTACGCAGCGGGCAGTGGAAGGGCTACTCCGGGAAGTCGATCACTGACGTCGTCAACATTGGTATCGGGGGATctgacctg GGCCCCCTGATGGTCACAGAGGCTCTGAAGCCCTACTCTAAGGGTGGACCACGTGTGTGGTTTGTCTCCAACATTGATGGGACTCACATCGCTAAGACTCTGGCTGAGCTCAATGCCGAAACCACCCTCTTCATCGTGGCATCCAAG ACATTCACCACTCAGGAGACCATCACAAACGCGGAGTCTGCCAAGGAGTGGCTGCTTAGGTCTGCTAATGAT CCTTCTGCTGTCGCCAAGCACTTTGTGGCACTGTCCACCAATGCG CCCAAAGTGAAGGACTTTGGGATCGACACAAACAACATGTTTGAGTTCTGGGAT TGGGTTGGTGGACGTTATTCTCTGTGGTCGGCAATTGGGCTGTCCATTGCCTTACACATTG GCTTTGAGAACTTTGAGCAGCTGCTTTGTGGAGCTCACTGGATG gatAACCACTTCCGCAGCGCCCCCTTGGAGAGCaatgtccctgtgctgctggcCCTACTAGGGATCTGGTACATCAACTTcttccaggcggagactcatgCCCTGCTACCCTATGACCAGTACATGCACCGCTTCGCCGCCTActtccagcag GGCGACATGGAGTCCAATGGCAAATATATCACCAACCAGGGCAAGCGTGTGAGCCACCACACCGGGCCCATCGTGtggggggagcctgggaccaatGGGCAACACGCCTTCTATCAGCTCATCCACCAGG GAACACGCATGATCCCGGCCGACTTCCTCATGCCGGCCCAGAGCCATCACCCAATCAGGGACAACCTACACCACAAG ATCCTGATCGCCAACTTCCTGGCCCAGACAGAGGCTCTGATGAAGGGCAAGACTGCAGAAGAGGCCAGGAAGGAGCTGGAGGGAAGCGGCATGAGTGGAGAACCTCTGGAGAAGCTTCTGCCCCACAAA GTTTTCCAAGGAAACAAACCTACCAACTCCATAGTGTTTAGGAAGCTGTCACCGTACATCCTGGGGGCACTTGTTG CTATGTATGAGCACAAGATCTTTGTGCAGGGAGTTATGTGGGAGATCAACAGTTATGACCAGTGGGG GGTCGAGCTGGGAAAGCAGCTGGCGAAGAAGATCGAGCCGGAACTGCAGGACACGGCGGAGGTGCACACGCACGACTGCTCCACCAACGGCCTCATCAACTTCTTCAAAAAGAACTATGCTTAA